TACTCATTATTTCTTTATATACGTCCAGCCTTCTTCCTGATAAACCTGACCTTCTTTCATCAGTTTACCAAGTGCCCGCTTGAACGATGCTTTACTCATATTGAAGCGGTCTTTGATTTCCTCCGGCTGGCTCTTATCCCAGAAAGGAATCGCCCCGTTCCGCTGTGCAAGATACTCGAGGATCACCTCTGCATCATCCTGCATTTTTTCTTGTTTTAACGGAAGGAATGATACGTTCAGGTTCCCGTCATCTTTCACATCGATGACTCTTCCCTCTACAAGTTCCCCAAGTCTCGGTTCTGCTCTACGTTCGTTCATATGAACGAAGCAGCGATACCCCTGCTCGGATAAGAAGAACGTTCCGACTCTTAATAGACGGTACACTCTCCCCTGCACCTTCCCGTTCATCATGTCAGTGGAAGCGCGTCTGGCAACCTGTTCAATGATATTCTCTGTAGCAAGCTTCCCGTACAGACGATCCTGCTTGTCCCGGTTCAATGTCAAGAACAGCTGATCGCCGGGATTCGGCCACAGCTCGGTGAATTTCGGCAGATCGTCAGCTGAAACGAGTATATCTTTTGGCAGTCCGATGTTGACGAATACACCGAGATCCTCTCGCTTATCCACCACTTCTGCCCAACCGTATGCCCCTACCTGAATCTTAGGGATC
The nucleotide sequence above comes from Bacillus sp. KH172YL63. Encoded proteins:
- a CDS encoding CvfB family protein, with protein sequence MSSLKPGTVVDLFVDQEMPYGFFLTNDVDRVLLHHSEITEEIQEGDTVKVFLYHDKEVRLTSTMRIPKIQVGAYGWAEVVDKREDLGVFVNIGLPKDILVSADDLPKFTELWPNPGDQLFLTLNRDKQDRLYGKLATENIIEQVARRASTDMMNGKVQGRVYRLLRVGTFFLSEQGYRCFVHMNERRAEPRLGELVEGRVIDVKDDGNLNVSFLPLKQEKMQDDAEVILEYLAQRNGAIPFWDKSQPEEIKDRFNMSKASFKRALGKLMKEGQVYQEEGWTYIKK